The following DNA comes from Candidatus Margulisiibacteriota bacterium.
TTCTTCGTGTTCGCCGGTCGCAGCCGCTTTTAAGTTATCTATAGTAGATGTAATAATGCCAGCAGGATATGTGTTCGTAATTTCGACCATACCTCCCTCAAGAAGCTGGAAGAATCTCTTTGCGTGTTCTTTTTCATTGTCTGCAGTTTCAAGAAATAGCGAAGATATCTGCTCATAGCCTTCTTTCTTTGCTATACTTGCGTAATAAGTATACCTGTTTCTAGCTTGCGATTCGCCGGCAAAAGCTGCTAGAAGATTTTTTTCTGTTTGTGTTCCTTTTACGCTCTTCATTTCTTTTTCTCCTTCATAATCTTTTCCTGACAAGAACAACAACGTGCCGAACGCTATTTAATTAGATTTATATTAGATTACATAAATTCAAAAGTCAATATTGTCATGGAAATATCGAAATAATTATTTATAGAGGTTTGGTTAAAAACTTTTTTAATTAATAATTAAACTTTTTGTGTTTAGTTTTTGGATCAAATGGTGCTGGCTTATATCTAAATATTGATACTGGCTGATAATATAATAGCTGTACATACTATATCGGGAATGGTAAGAAATATGTTAATTAATAGCTATCAGACCTCAAGTTAGGGAGGGTGAATATATGTCAAAAATTATAAAAATGTATAGTACGCCCACTTGTCCCTGGTGCCGAAGGTTAAAGAAATATTTAGACGAGCAGCAGGTGGACTATACTGAGTTCGATGTTTCTAAAGACCAGCAAGCCCTCATCGAGATGGTAAAAAAATCGGGGCAACTTGGAGTACCGCAGATTGATATCGGAGGTAAAGTGATCGTAGGTTTTGACCGTGAAACAATTGAT
Coding sequences within:
- a CDS encoding rubrerythrin family protein, with the translated sequence MKSVKGTQTEKNLLAAFAGESQARNRYTYYASIAKKEGYEQISSLFLETADNEKEHAKRFFQLLEGGMVEITNTYPAGIITSTIDNLKAAATGEHEEWTHLYVAAAKTAKEEGFPEIALQFEHIALVEKEHEKRYLKLVNNIESGTIFSKVISIEWKCRNCGYHAIGNSAPVLCPGCAHPQSYFEAFSENY
- a CDS encoding NrdH-redoxin, which encodes MSKIIKMYSTPTCPWCRRLKKYLDEQQVDYTEFDVSKDQQALIEMVKKSGQLGVPQIDIGGKVIVGFDRETIDEELKSA